Sequence from the candidate division WOR-3 bacterium genome:
CACGGCCGTTCAGCTTCGCCGGGTTCGGCGGGCGGTACGTGCGCGTGAACCGCACCCAGGACCCGACGCCCAAAGCGTTCAACGAGCTCTTCGGCGGCGACGCCACGATTTCGGTCGGTCCGGTCGAGATCTACGGCGAAGTCTGTCAGCGGCTCGGCACCAAACCCTATGTCGGCGGCCGCGAGAAGGGATTCGGATACTACCTCACCGGGACCGTCGCCATCGGCAGCTATTCGATAGTCGGCGAGTACGTAGACTACGACAAGCTCGGGTTCCCGGACGTCGTGCTGGCGGACAGGAGGACTTACCGCTACACCGACCCGCCGACTCCTATCAAGTCCGGCGTGGCCATCAACCGCGGAGTGGATGAACGCGGGTTCGGCGTGACCGCGTCGGGTACTCCGACTGCGCCGCTCTATGTTGAGGCGAGTCTCGGCAGCCTGAGTGCCCCGCGCGATTCGACGAAGGGCGTGATCGAGGGTGAGGGCAAGGTGCGGTACTCGCTCGGGACCGACTGGACGTTCGAGGCGAAGTTCAACCACATGGTGCAGGAGAACATCGAGCTGCATGTGGCCAGCCGCGCGACCGACAAGCCGACCATCCATGCCAACTACCTGTTCGGCCAGCACACCTTCGCTTTCGAGGCCGAGTATAACTTCGTCACCGAGGACACGGGACACATGGTCGAACCGTGGAAGTACCACGAGGCCGCCATCTCCGCCAGCTACGGCTACGGCGAAGCGCTCCTCTTCACCGTCGGCTACCAGTTCGTGGACATGAAGCTCGACCGGCGCTTCAAAGGTGAAACGTCGTGGCCGGTGGTCGAGGCAGTCTGGTCGATAACCGAGCGGAACATGCTGCGCGTGCGGATCGGCTCCGAGCGCGGTGGCTACACCTGCTCGGGCGGTGTCTGCCGTGAAGAAGCGCCCTTCAGCGGCATCAAAGCACAGCTCATCAGCACTTTCTAGAAGTGAAGCGGCGCATCAGTTTCGTTGTCCTCGCGGTTGTCGGGTTGGCCGCGGTCGTGCTCGGTATCAGGGCCGGGGACCCGGAGACGATTCACCGCTTCGCAGCCCAGATATGACTGTCCTGCATGGGGCTCGTGTAGCCTCGATGCAGGTTCCGGCACTATGACCGGCACGCGCTTCGACATCAGCGCCCGGACGCGAGTCTGTGTGTTCATTGCCATCGCCGGAGCGTCGGCAGTTTCCACGCTCCTGCTCAAATTCCTCGGGCATTTTGACTGGGGCGTGCTCTACTACGGGCTGGCCTCGATGCTGGGTTTGGGGCTCTTTCTCGCCCTGTTCCTCGGCCGGCCGACCATCCTCAACCGCTGGCTCTCTTTCGGCGTCATTGCCCTGACCGGCGCGGTCGCGGCCGCGTTCCTGAGCTTCGGCGAAAAGCTGCCGCTGGGTCGGGTACTCGTCTTCGGGTGGCTGCCGTTCGCCCTGATCATGCTGGCTACGGTCATTTTCCTGCGCCGCCGTGTCGCTCCCTACCGCGTAGTCCAGATAGCATCGGCGGTCCTGCTCAACGCCTACATCGTCGCCTACCTCCAGAACAAGATACTCTACCAGGGTTTCCTGAAGTACCTGCCGCAGCCGATACTCAACTGCTACGGTGGGCCCCTGGCGGTTTTCGCCTGCCCGATCGGCTCTACCCAGCAGATGGTCGGCATGAAGCTGCTGCCCTGGCTGCCGCTCGGCATGTTCATCGTCGTCGGCGCGGTGGTCGGGCGGGCGGCCTGCGCCTGGCTCTGTCCGTTCGGAATGTGGCAGGACCTGCTCTTCAAGGTCAAGGTTGGCGCGAAGGCGGGAAACAAGCGCTGGGCGTCGTTCGGAGGAGTCGGCCTCATCAGTGCATTGATCGCCACGGCGCTCATCTTCTTTCTGAAACTGCCGCCGCTGCGGGTCTTCCTCTACGCGTGGCTGCCGTTCAACCTGGCGGTGCTGGCCATTGTCATCAAAGGCAAGCTCGAACTGCCGCGCCGGATGCGGCTGGGCGGATTCCTGGCTGCGGTCGGGCTCGCGCTTGTCGTCTGGTTCAAGTTCGAAATCGGGTACGCGGTCGCGGCCGGGTTTGTCGCCATGATCCTGTTCGGGATTACCGGGCGCTGGCTTGGCGCCATACTTGCCGCAGTCGCCGGTTTCCTGCTCGGCTGGCTGGGCAATCCTGCCTTCCATGTCGGCCCTCTGTCGGGCCTGCCGCTGGGAATCGGTTTGGCCCTGGCGTCGCTCTTCGTGGTCGTGATGCTGGATGTGGTGGTCAAGGTGTCGCTTCCCTCCAACTTTCTCAAGTTCGGCGTGCTCTTGCTCGTGGCAGGCGTGGCTTCCTATCTCACTGCCGAGCCGTGGTTCTGCAAGCTCTGTCCGCAGGGGACGTTCGGCGCCGGCATCCCGCTCGTGCTCTGGGATCCGGTCAATGCCCTGCGTGGCCTGGTCGGCTGGCTCTACTGGGTCAAGATCGGTCTGCTGCTTTTCTTCATCGTCGCGGCCATCGCCATCAAGCGCCCGTTCTGCCGCATCATCTGTCCCATCGGTGCCGTCTACTCGCCCTTCAACAAGGGTAGTCTGATGAACCTGAAGCTGGACGAGAGCACCTGCATTCACTGCGGCATCTGCCGCAAGGTCTGCCCGATGGACATTGACCCCGTGCAGAGCCAGAACCAGCTCGAGTGCATCCGCTGCAACGAGTGCGTGGCCAACTGCCCCAAGTCCTGCCTTAGATTCCGCGCCTAACCGCGGAACGTGCACCGCATACCGTGAACCGTATTCCGTTCACTTCCCTTTGTGCCCTTATGTCTTTATGGTAGAATTCACTCCCGATGAGAAAACCTGACTGGCTGCGGACGGCCGTGCCGTCTGGCGCGGAGTTCGAGGCGACCAACGAGCGGCTGCGAGCGTACGGCATCAACACCGTGTGCAGCTCGGCTCGGTGTCCCAATCTCGCCGAATGCTGGGGACGCGGCACCACGACGTTCATGATTCTCGGTGACACCTGCACGCGCCACTGCCGATTCTGCGCGGTCAGGACCGGGAACCCGCAGGGCACGCTGGATAAGACCGAGCCCGAACGCGTTGCCCGCGCTGTCGTTGAACTCAAGCTCTTCTACGTCGTCCTGACCTCGGTTGACCGCGACGACCTGCCGGACCTCGGGGCGGGGATGTTCGCGGAAGCAGCCAGGCAAGTCAAAATGCAAAGTGCAGAAGGCAAAGTGCAAAATGGGCGGCCCGCGTCCCCTCTGGTTGAGGTTCTCACGCCTGATTTCGGCGGAAGAGAGGATCTGGCAGCGATGGTGGTGTCGGCTTCTCCCGACGTGTTCGGACACAACCTGGAGACAGTCGAGCGGCTCTCGCCGAAGGTACGTGACCCGCGTGCTTCCTACGAGCGTTCACTCGCCGTGCTGGCGACGGTTAAGCGTATCGCGCCTAAGTTGACGACCAAGAGCGGGTTGATGGTCGGACTGGGAGAAACCGACGACGAACTGCGGCAGGCACTCCGCGACCTGCGCTCGGTAGGCTGTGACATCGTTACGGTCGGCCAGTATCTCCAGCCGGCGCGAAGGTGCCTGTCGGTAGAGCGCTACTTGACGCCCGAAGAATTCGTGGCGCTGGAGAAAGAGGCCCTCGCGATGGGCTTCAAGGGCGCGCTCTGCGGTCCGCTCGTGCGGAGTTCCTATCGCGCCGCAGAAGTGTCCCATTGCCCCAGTGGCCAAGAGGTCACGTGAAGACGAACACGGGACTGGATTCCGGCACCGGACCACCGGACCACTCGACCACCAGATCACTATCCGCTTCCGAGGTGAACCGCGGACTGCGCGTCTCGATTGTCGAAGGCGGGTTCGCGATGCTCTACGCCACGCTCGCGGGCGGGATGTTCCTGACCGGTCTTGCTCTCTGGCTTGGCGCCAACTCATTCCAGATCGCGCTGCTTTCCGCCATCCCTGCCCTGGTCACCGGGTTCGGGTTCCTGTCCGGCTACCTGGTGCGCCGCGCCGGCGAGCGCAAGAATCTGCTCATCTGGACCGCAGGTATCGGCCGTTCGGTCTTCATAGTGCTCATCCCGTTCCTGCTGTTGCAGATGAAGGTCAGCCTGGTGCTTTTCTTCGTCACGGTCGCAGTGTCGAGCCTGATAATGACCATCGCGGGTACGGTCTGGCAGGCGTGGATCACGGACCTGGTGCCGGAGGAGAGGCGGGGCAGGTTCTTTGGTCTGCGTAATGCCATCCACAGCATCCTGGGCGTGACGGCTGCGTACGGCGCGGGCCGGGGCATGGACTGGCTCAAGGCGCAGGGACACGAACCGCTGGGCTACGCGCTGGCCTTCGGTCTCGCCGTAGTCTTCGGCCTGGTCTCGACGCTCCTCCTACTCCGCCAACCCGAGCCTGAACTTCCGCCGCGCCCGCGCCTGGGCCTGCGCGACACTTTCATCGGGCCGCTGAAGGAACCGCAGTTCAGCAAGCTCGTCCTCTTTCTGGCGGTCTGGTTCGTGACCGGCACGCTCGCGTCGCCGTTCTACATCGTCCACATGATGAAGAACCTGCACTTCTCTTTTGCCGCCATCGGCGTCTACTCGATGATCGGCGGCGTGACCGGCATGGTGATGCAGCTGTTCTGGGGCCGGGCCGTCGACCGGTTCGGCGCGCGGCCGGTCACGGTTCTGAACTTCGCGCTGGTCGGGGTGATGCCGCTGCTCTGGCTCTTCGCGACGCCGTCGTTCCGCCTGCCCATCTGGGGCGACGCCCTGATGAACGGCCTGGTCTGGAGCGGCGCCAGCCTCGGTCTCTGGAACCTGCTCCTCGAACTGGCCGACAACCCGGCCCACCGCGAGAGCTACTTCGCGATCTACGCCGCGGTCACCGGGCTGGGCGCGTTCGCGGCTTCGATGCTCTCCGGCGTCATCGCCCAGGCTCTGCACGGTTTCCACGTGGCCATCGCCGGGCGCACCTTCATCAACTACCACATGATGTTCATGGCTGCGGGCCTGCTCCGGTTCGTCACCCTGCCGCTGCTGCTGCGGGTGCACGAGCGCGACTCGAAGTCGGTGCCGCACACGATGCGGGCGCTCGGTACGATGGCGCTCTGGCAGCTCAACGCCGGGAAAGAGAGCGTGCTCGCCGCGCTGGGCCTGCGTCCCAAAGACGAGCCCTGATCTGACACGCCGGTTGATGCGCCGCGCGGTACTCTCTTGTCCCTTGTCGTGACCGGGACCGCGACCGCCAGGGCAAGCTGATCGTGACTGACTGATTCCTGCGGGCCGGATTCCTGGGCGGGCGTGCGGCCCGCCCTCCATCTAGAGACCGCCAGCCCAAGTCTGCGGCTTGACGTCCGGGAATCCTGCGTGAGCGGGTCAGTGGTGGAAGAGGCGGAGGCCGGTGAAGGCCATCACCATGCCGTATTCGTCGGCGGCGCGGATGATGCCTTCGTCACGGGAGGAGCCGCCGGTCTGTACTACGTAGCGGACGCCGGAACGGGCTGCACGGTCGATGTTGTCGCGGAAGGGGATGAAGGCATCGGAACTGAGCGCTACCGCGTCAAAGCGGGTGAGCCACTCCTGTCTCTCGTCGCGGGAGAGCGGCGCCGGCATGGTGCTGAAGCTGAGACGCCAGGCCGTGAGTTCGGCCTCGGCTGCATCTTCTTCGAGAAAGAGGTCGATCGCGTTGGCCTTGTCGGTGCGGGTCGTGCCCTTCTTGAAGTCGAGTCCGCGCACCTGCGGATGAAGTCGGAGC
This genomic interval carries:
- the lipA gene encoding lipoyl synthase, which produces MRKPDWLRTAVPSGAEFEATNERLRAYGINTVCSSARCPNLAECWGRGTTTFMILGDTCTRHCRFCAVRTGNPQGTLDKTEPERVARAVVELKLFYVVLTSVDRDDLPDLGAGMFAEAARQVKMQSAEGKVQNGRPASPLVEVLTPDFGGREDLAAMVVSASPDVFGHNLETVERLSPKVRDPRASYERSLAVLATVKRIAPKLTTKSGLMVGLGETDDELRQALRDLRSVGCDIVTVGQYLQPARRCLSVERYLTPEEFVALEKEALAMGFKGALCGPLVRSSYRAAEVSHCPSGQEVT
- a CDS encoding MFS transporter, yielding MKTNTGLDSGTGPPDHSTTRSLSASEVNRGLRVSIVEGGFAMLYATLAGGMFLTGLALWLGANSFQIALLSAIPALVTGFGFLSGYLVRRAGERKNLLIWTAGIGRSVFIVLIPFLLLQMKVSLVLFFVTVAVSSLIMTIAGTVWQAWITDLVPEERRGRFFGLRNAIHSILGVTAAYGAGRGMDWLKAQGHEPLGYALAFGLAVVFGLVSTLLLLRQPEPELPPRPRLGLRDTFIGPLKEPQFSKLVLFLAVWFVTGTLASPFYIVHMMKNLHFSFAAIGVYSMIGGVTGMVMQLFWGRAVDRFGARPVTVLNFALVGVMPLLWLFATPSFRLPIWGDALMNGLVWSGASLGLWNLLLELADNPAHRESYFAIYAAVTGLGAFAASMLSGVIAQALHGFHVAIAGRTFINYHMMFMAAGLLRFVTLPLLLRVHERDSKSVPHTMRALGTMALWQLNAGKESVLAALGLRPKDEP
- a CDS encoding 4Fe-4S binding protein — its product is MTGTRFDISARTRVCVFIAIAGASAVSTLLLKFLGHFDWGVLYYGLASMLGLGLFLALFLGRPTILNRWLSFGVIALTGAVAAAFLSFGEKLPLGRVLVFGWLPFALIMLATVIFLRRRVAPYRVVQIASAVLLNAYIVAYLQNKILYQGFLKYLPQPILNCYGGPLAVFACPIGSTQQMVGMKLLPWLPLGMFIVVGAVVGRAACAWLCPFGMWQDLLFKVKVGAKAGNKRWASFGGVGLISALIATALIFFLKLPPLRVFLYAWLPFNLAVLAIVIKGKLELPRRMRLGGFLAAVGLALVVWFKFEIGYAVAAGFVAMILFGITGRWLGAILAAVAGFLLGWLGNPAFHVGPLSGLPLGIGLALASLFVVVMLDVVVKVSLPSNFLKFGVLLLVAGVASYLTAEPWFCKLCPQGTFGAGIPLVLWDPVNALRGLVGWLYWVKIGLLLFFIVAAIAIKRPFCRIICPIGAVYSPFNKGSLMNLKLDESTCIHCGICRKVCPMDIDPVQSQNQLECIRCNECVANCPKSCLRFRA